A stretch of Macadamia integrifolia cultivar HAES 741 chromosome 7, SCU_Mint_v3, whole genome shotgun sequence DNA encodes these proteins:
- the LOC122084729 gene encoding uncharacterized protein LOC122084729 translates to MREEEERLETGPEFFAPAGGRPPDRSKQMLITDFWSLASNHSYASVEDHRELVPKEIRPKEGAAMGDQRPGGDAEGRRRSYAAVSKKGLPDVDDLPEPIRAGPLTKVVVPQEAYEEKLQTFSFSLIGRVNFRFISMDDIRRDSAKLWNLKGKINLAPLGKGFILFRFEMEGDMSSVWRRGPIKVGTQVIRFQRWRPEFSIHDNHTQTKLVWVRFPELPMEYWHEKILLTMAKAAGRPVALDRKTLNGTMGNYARVLVEVDLVGARVEEIQVERMKPGTDIVFRFKQSVLYEDDLSRCTLCKKLGHMANQCRDKKDERKPVNQNNGISLADVHVQGNFAGVGREGSTAKTASPSCVRSPRLVGEYFSPTVMETVNEEINGLVEGNLVVDLYKDSISNDGNTLSQNLGGPNSINNHCRENLEPNMVDNPLAEGEYGSDHINTVSDGESDSVESEQRKDDANPRVGNNLEEPFAAWNLRPRRNINYNGGHAGRGSTKGGRGGRGEEGVVAEHIVKGLPPTQLEGGRAFVQHPEVAAIDNALRAEEAAARKGKVLEKEQTSKSAHQTYTKK, encoded by the coding sequence atgagagaggaagaggagagattgGAAACTGGGCCGGAATTTTTTGCCCCTGCCGGAGGCCGGCCACCGGATAGAAGTAAACAAATGTTAATCACTGATTTCTGGAGCCTTGCTTCCAACCATAGCTATGCTTCAGTGGAGGATCATAGAGAATTAGTGCCTAAGGAGATCAGGCCGAAAGAGGGTGCAGCAATGGGGGACCAACGACCTGGAGGAGATGCTGAAGGTCGTCGTCGATCCTATGCTGCTGTGTCAAAGAAGGGGTTGCCAGATGTGGATGATCTTCCAGAGCCTATCCGCGCTGGGCCTCTGACTAAGGTGGTGGTACCACAAGAGGCTTATGAAGAGAAACTTCAAACGTTCTCTTTTTCCCTGATCGGAAGGGTAAATTTCAGGTTCATCTCCATGGATGATATTCGTCGTGATTCGGCAAAGTTATGGAACTTGAAGGGGAAGATTAATCTTGCTCCTCTAGGGAAGGGTTTCATCCTCTTCCGGTTTGAGATGGAGGGGGATATGTCATCGGTATGGAGACGAGGACCCATTAAAGTTGGGACTCAGGTGATTAGATTTCAGAGATGGAGGCCAGAATTTAGCATCCATGATAATCACACCCAAACTAAACTAGTCTGGGTTCGTTTCCCTGAACTTCcgatggagtattggcatgaaaaaatCCTTCTGACAATGGCCAAAGCCGCAGGGAGGCCTGTAGCATTGGATCGCAAAACACTAAATGGCACCATGGGCAACTACGCCAGAGTCCTCGTTGAGGTCGATTTGGTCGGAGCCAGGGTGGAGGAGATCCAAGTGGAACGAATGAAACCTGGTACAGACATCGTCTTCCGGTTCAAACAGAGTGTGTTGTATGAGGACGATCTCTCAAGATGCACCTTATGCAAAAAACTGGGCCATATGGCCAACCAATGTCGCGATAAGAAAGACGAAAGAAAGCCTGTTAACCAGAATAATGGCATTTCTCTTGCAGATGTTCATGTCCAAGGTAACTTCGCCGGAGTTGGGAGAGAAGGTTCCACTGCAAAAACGGCGAGCCCCAGCTGTGTGAGGAGTCCCAGATTGGTAGGAGAATATTTCTCTCCTACGGTTATGGAAACAGTGAATGAGGAAATTAACGGCCTTGTGGAGGGGAACCTGGTGGTTGACTTATACAAAGATAGTATCTCTAATGATGGAAATACACTTTCACAGAATTTGGGAGGACCGAATTCTATCAATAATCACTGCAGGGAGAATCTGGAGCCAAATATGGTGGATAATCCATTGGCTGAGGGTGAATATGGGTCGGACCATATCAATACGGTATCCGACGGGGAATCTGACTCTGTGGAAAGCGAGCAGCGAAAGGATGATGCTAATCCAAGGGTTGGAAACAATTTGGAGGAACCTTTTGCAGCTTGGAACTTAAGGCCTCGACGTAATATTAATTACAATGGAGGTCATGCTGGTCGAGGATCAACTAAAGGTGGTAGAGGCGGTAGAGGTGAGGAAGGGGTGGTGGCTGAGCATATTGTAAAGGGACTTCCTCCCACCCAGCTGGAGGGAGGACGTGCTTTTGTTCAACATCCAGAGGTTGCTGCTATTGATAATGCTTTACGCGCAGAGGAGGCGGCAGCAAGGAAAGGCAAAGTTCTAGAAAAGGAGCAGACATCCAAGTCGGCTCATCAGACCTATACCAAAAAGTGA